GAGGTACATGGCCATCCACGCCACCCAGATGGCCACGGAGAGGCCGGTGGTGGCCAGGATGAAGGCGCTGTGCTTGTGCCAGCGGCGGTAGTGGCCGCAGAGGGCTGGCCAGGCCGTGCTGAAGGCGGCCACCAGCAGGAACATGACGTAGATGAGCGCCATGACGAAGTCAGCATCCACCAACTGGCAAGGGTCCGGCGAGCCGCCCTCCTGCCGCACCACCGTGATGATGAGCCACTCGGCGTTGATGATGACCTCCACCAAGGCCAGGAGCAGTGCCATCGCCAGCGTCACCCAGCCCCGCGGGCCCTGGTTCCTCCGTGCCAAGAAGTTGAGGGCCACGGCGTGTGCCAGCAGGCAGGAGAAGCAGATGCCAAAGAGGACGCCAAAGAGGAAGCGGCGGGAGGTGCATGTGGAGAAATCCGGCCCCACAATGAAGTCAAATGTCAGGCAGAAGAGCCCGAAGGTGCCCAGCAGAAAGAAGACCTGCGTGGCCACCAGGCTCTTTTTCTGGGGGTCCTGCACAAAGGGCAGACTGGCCACCAGGACGATGGTTAGCACGAAGCTGGTGACCACGCCGAGGCTGGCCACGGCCTCCAGCACAATGCCCCAGGCTGCCGAGAGGTCACAGAGGTTGTAGTAGAGGGAGGAGAGGTTGGAGCCGCAGCCGGCGGGGGGGCTGCTCTGGCCGCCGGCCACGgggagcagggccagcagcacGCCGGCCGCCGCGACACCCATCCTGCACCGCGGTGCGGGCGCTGAGCGGGGCGTCCAGGGACCCTGCGAGACAGAAGAGGGTTATGGAGGTGATGGGGGCCGCAGCTCAGCTCCCGGTGCTGTTTGTGCTTATCCagggctctgagcatccctgcccaCACATCCCCATGGGCATCCCTCCCGCTGGGCCATAGTGAGCCCTGCCTGTGCTGGCACAGCCGAGCCCAACCCACCGCAGCCCCAGACTGGACAGGGCAGACACACGTCCCCCGTCAGCTCCGTGCCTGGAGGCCAGAGGCAGCTGGGGGGCTCAGACTGAGCCCCACACCCTGACACAAGATTCCTCTGATGGTACCTTCCTCCAGCACCGGGAGCAGGCGGCACTGTGCCTGCTCGCTTCCCTGGGAACACCGAACACAGGCCCGGGCCGGATAGCAGATGTAACGCCCGGGGACAGGGCTGCCCCCTCTGCTCACCCCTGTGTGCCAGCACGTTCCCCTTTTCACTTCTCCTGTCCCACTTGCCTCCTCTGGTTCTGGGCACGGACCCAGCGCAGGTCTCGTGCCCGGCACTGCCGGACGCTGGCACGCAGGCAGCCGcagcatggcacggcatggcacagcacaggggTCCTTGTCCCCAGTCCAGTGGCCCGGGGAGCACAGGGTGGGTacggggaggaggaggcagcGAGGAAGCTGCAGCCCCACTGCTGGGGGTGGAAACCCACAGGAAACCCCCAGCAAGGTGACCCCGGGCTGGGACAGGAGCAGCGCCTGGGGCCAGGACCCCTCGCTCCCTCAGAgccaggatggggaccaggaccCCCGGTACCGCGGCAGGACCGGATTCCCGCGGCTCCTACCGGCTCCCCCGCGCCTGGCCCGGCcggtccccccgcccctccccggcgGCTCCGGCCCGGTCTCCGCACCCCTGGCCCGGTTCCCACGCACCTCCCGGCCAGTCCCGGCCCGGTTTCCCGGCGCTCCCGAGCGGTACCGGGCCCCAAACTTCGCCAGAGCTGCCTCCAACTCTCCGGCCAGGCGACCTGCGGGGGCGGACGGGTCCGGCTCCCGGGTCTGACTCCCGGTCCGGGCTCCCGGTCCCGACCCGTTCCCATCGCGGTCCTCCCAAGCCCCGCGGGGCTCGACCCCtccccggccccgctcaccggCTCCAGCGCCCGGCGCCCCGGCTCcgccgttccgttccgttccgttccgtgcCGAGCCGTGCCGGGGCAGCCCCGGTCCCGCCGCACCGTGCGcgcctgcccggcccggcccggcccctccccGAGGTGCGGCTCTGCCCGTGGAGCACTCGGGGCCGGCCGGGACCTGCCCCGTCGCGGGCGGGTGGACCAGACGGGCTGGGGTCCCGCACCGGGCGGCGAAACCGGCCTCGGAGCACGGAG
The window above is part of the Patagioenas fasciata isolate bPatFas1 chromosome 18, bPatFas1.hap1, whole genome shotgun sequence genome. Proteins encoded here:
- the GPRC5C gene encoding G-protein coupled receptor family C group 5 member C isoform X1, which produces MARWVPVPVPPGPPLPARALPPLPPTPQPPPCSEAGFAARCGTPARLVHPPATGQVPAGPECSTGRAAPRGGAGPGRAGAHGAAGPGLPRHGSARNGTERNGGAGAPGAGAGERGRGGVEPRGAWEDRDGNGSGPGARTGSQTREPDPSAPAGRLAGELEAALAKFGARYRSGAPGNRAGTGREGPWTPRSAPAPRCRMGVAAAGVLLALLPVAGGQSSPPAGCGSNLSSLYYNLCDLSAAWGIVLEAVASLGVVTSFVLTIVLVASLPFVQDPQKKSLVATQVFFLLGTFGLFCLTFDFIVGPDFSTCTSRRFLFGVLFGICFSCLLAHAVALNFLARRNQGPRGWVTLAMALLLALVEVIINAEWLIITVVRQEGGSPDPCQLVDADFVMALIYVMFLLVAAFSTAWPALCGHYRRWHKHSAFILATTGLSVAIWVAWMAMYLYGNQRAGEKPRWDDPTLAIALVSNACTFLLLYIIPEVTHMTRGDPEQAFEDDIYPTRGVGYETILKEQKLQSMFVENKAFSMDEPSFAKKPVSPYSGYNGQLLTSVYQPTEMALMHKGPTESPYDVILPRASTTSPGSASSTLRAEDAFAAQARHTGTQRDARSCQVQSPYGRNRW
- the GPRC5C gene encoding G-protein coupled receptor family C group 5 member C isoform X2; protein product: MARWVPVPVPPGPPLPARALPPLPPTPQPPPCSEAGFAARCGTPARLVHPPATGQVPAGPECSTGRAAPRGGAGPGRAGAHGAAGPGLPRHGSARNGTERNGGAGAPGAGAGRLAGELEAALAKFGARYRSGAPGNRAGTGREGPWTPRSAPAPRCRMGVAAAGVLLALLPVAGGQSSPPAGCGSNLSSLYYNLCDLSAAWGIVLEAVASLGVVTSFVLTIVLVASLPFVQDPQKKSLVATQVFFLLGTFGLFCLTFDFIVGPDFSTCTSRRFLFGVLFGICFSCLLAHAVALNFLARRNQGPRGWVTLAMALLLALVEVIINAEWLIITVVRQEGGSPDPCQLVDADFVMALIYVMFLLVAAFSTAWPALCGHYRRWHKHSAFILATTGLSVAIWVAWMAMYLYGNQRAGEKPRWDDPTLAIALVSNACTFLLLYIIPEVTHMTRGDPEQAFEDDIYPTRGVGYETILKEQKLQSMFVENKAFSMDEPSFAKKPVSPYSGYNGQLLTSVYQPTEMALMHKGPTESPYDVILPRASTTSPGSASSTLRAEDAFAAQARHTGTQRDARSCQVQSPYGRNRW
- the GPRC5C gene encoding G-protein coupled receptor family C group 5 member C isoform X3 — encoded protein: MGVAAAGVLLALLPVAGGQSSPPAGCGSNLSSLYYNLCDLSAAWGIVLEAVASLGVVTSFVLTIVLVASLPFVQDPQKKSLVATQVFFLLGTFGLFCLTFDFIVGPDFSTCTSRRFLFGVLFGICFSCLLAHAVALNFLARRNQGPRGWVTLAMALLLALVEVIINAEWLIITVVRQEGGSPDPCQLVDADFVMALIYVMFLLVAAFSTAWPALCGHYRRWHKHSAFILATTGLSVAIWVAWMAMYLYGNQRAGEKPRWDDPTLAIALVSNACTFLLLYIIPEVTHMTRGDPEQAFEDDIYPTRGVGYETILKEQKLQSMFVENKAFSMDEPSFAKKPVSPYSGYNGQLLTSVYQPTEMALMHKGPTESPYDVILPRASTTSPGSASSTLRAEDAFAAQARHTGTQRDARSCQVQSPYGRNRW